TAGAAGATGCGCCTTTTTACTTAGAAGAAAAAGAAAGGCGGATGAGACCAGATGAGGTAAAACCAGGTCTTTCATCCATTTCAAGCCTTTCAAAATACATTGAGGATAACCAATTTAAGGTTCCAAAGGTGATAGAGTGAATTTCGGAT
This genomic interval from bacterium contains the following:
- a CDS encoding Asp-tRNA(Asn)/Glu-tRNA(Gln) amidotransferase subunit GatC, with amino-acid sequence MDREVIRYIAGLSNIYLTPDEEEKLTKELTKIIEYISKISEVLEDAPFYLEEKERRMRPDEVKPGLSSISSLSKYIEDNQFKVPKVIE